Proteins from one Vicia villosa cultivar HV-30 ecotype Madison, WI unplaced genomic scaffold, Vvil1.0 ctg.002577F_1_1, whole genome shotgun sequence genomic window:
- the LOC131639280 gene encoding uncharacterized protein LOC131639280: MAHPPTSTPRRREDQKTPFVFPHSSALAAFLNKPSSLICPAFFIETAGAGLAMRDLIKYCKRKGLLIELGGEARLVIRSERGLARKQAPFKIKTHYFIRICYVRYADDLLLGIVGAVELLIEIQKCIAHFLQSSLNLWVGSAGSTTIAARSTVEFPGMVIREVPPRTTPIQFLRELEKHLRVKHRIHLTVFHLHSAIHSKFRNLGKSIPIKQLTKGMSERGSLLDGVPLAETLGTAGVRSPQISVLWGTVQHIWQGSRGISLLHSSGRSNAPSDVQEAVARSGMSVRKLSLYTPAGRKAAGEGGGHRAGSISSEFPIQIEAPIKKILRRLRDRGIISRRRPWPIHVACLTNVSDRDIVNWSAGIAISPLS; encoded by the coding sequence ATGGCACACCCCCCCACAAGCACCCCCCGGCGAAGGGAGGACCAGAAAACGCCTTTCGTTTTCCCCCATTCGTCGGCCCTAGCCGCCTTCCTTAACAAGCCCTCGAGCCTCATTTGCCCCGCCTTCTTCATAGAAACCGCTGGGGCCGGGTTGGCCATGAGAGACCTTATTAAGTATTGCAAAAGAAAGGGCCTGCTGATAGAGCTGGGCGGGGAGGCGAGACTAGTTATCAGGTCAGAGAGAGGTCTGGCCCGTAAACAGGCCCCTTTCAAAATAAAAACCCATTATTTCATAAGGATTTGTTACGTGCGATATGCCGACGACTTACTACTGGGAATCGTGGGTGCCGTAGAGCTTCTCATAGAAATACAAAAATGTATCGCCCACTTCCTACAATCCAGCCTGAACCTTTGGGTAGGCTCTGCAGGATCAACAACAATAGCTGCACGGAGTACGGTAGAATTCCCCGGTATGGTCATTCGGGAAGTCCCTCCGAGGACGACTCCCATACAATTCTTGCGAGAGCTGGAGAAGCATCTACGGGTAAAGCACCGTATCCATTTAACTGTTTTCCACCTACACTCCGCCATCCATTCCAAGTTTAGGAACCTAGGGAAGAGTATACCGATCAAACAGCTGACGAAGGGGATGAGCGAAAGAGGGAGTCTACTAGACGGGGTTCCACTAGCGGAGACTCTTGGAACAGCTGGAGTCAGAAGTCCCCAAATAAGCGTATTATGGGGGACCGTCCAGCACATTTGGCAAGGATCGAGGGGGATCTCGTTGTTGCATAGCTCAGGTCGGAGCAACGCGCCATCAGACGTTCAAGAGGCAGTCGCACGATCGGGCATGAGTGTCCGGAAGTTGTCATTGTATACTCCTGCGGGTCGGAAGGCGGCGGGGGAAGGAGGAGGACACAGGGCGGGATCTATCAGCAGCGAATTCCCCATACAGATAGAGGCGCCTATAAAAAAGATACTCCGAAGGCTTCGGGATCGAGGTATCATTAGCCGAAGAAGACCTTGGCCAATCCACGTGGCCTGCTTGACGAACGTCAGCGACAGAGACATCGTAAATTGGTCTGCGGGCATCGCAATAAGTCCTCTGTCCTAA